In Penaeus vannamei isolate JL-2024 chromosome 4, ASM4276789v1, whole genome shotgun sequence, a single window of DNA contains:
- the LOC138861562 gene encoding proline-rich protein 2-like, whose amino-acid sequence MEAHLTPPPPHGSPPHPTTTPWKPISPHHHPMEAHLAPPPPHGSPPRPTSTPWKPTSLHQNPMEAHFAPPAPHGSPPRPTNTHGSPPRHTTTPWKPTSPHQHPMKAHLNPSPPMEAHLAPPPPMEAYLTPPAPHGSPPRPTTTPWKPTSPHHHPMEAYLAPPPPHGSPPRPTSTPWKPTSPHQHPMEPHLAQPAPHGSPPRPTSTPWKPTSTHQHPMEAHFAPPAPHGSPPEAHLAPPEPHGSPPRPTSTHGSPPQPTSTPWKPT is encoded by the coding sequence atggaagcccacctcaccccaccaccaccccatggaagcccacctcaccccaccaccaccccatggaAGCCCATCtcgccccaccaccaccccatggaagcccacctcgccccaccaccaccccatggaAGCCCACCTCGCCCCACCAGCACCCCATGGAAGCCCACCTCGCTCCACCAGAACCCCATGGAAGCCCACTTCGCCCCACCAGCACCCCATGGAAGCCCACCTCGCCCCACCAACACCCATGGAAGCCCACCTCgccacaccaccaccccatggAAGCCCACCTCGCCCCACCAGCACCCCATGAAAGCCCACCTCAACCCTTCACCACCCATGGAAGCCCACCTCGCCCCACCACCACCCATGGAGGCCTACCTCACCCCACCAGCACCCCATGGAAGCCCACCtcgccccaccaccaccccatggaagcccacctcgccccaccaccaccccatggaAGCCTACCtcgccccaccaccaccccatggaAGCCCACCTCGCCCCACCAGCACCCCATGGAAGCCCACCTCGCCCCACCAGCACCCCATGGAACCCCACCTCGCCCAACCAGCACCCCATGGAAGCCCACCTCGACCCACCAGCACCCCATGGAAGCCCACCTCAACCCACCAGCACCCCATGGAAGCCCACTTCGCCCCACCAGCACCCCATGGAAGCCCACCTGAAGCCCACCTCGCCCCACCAGAACCCCATGGAAGCCCACCTCGCCCCACCAGCACACATGGAAGCCCACCTCAACCCACCAGCACCCCATGGAAGCCCACCTGA
- the LOC138861561 gene encoding splicing factor 3A subunit 2-like translates to MEAHLRATSTHQHKWKPTSPYHHPMEAHLTSPSLHQHPMEPHLAPTAPHGNPPRPTSTPWKPTSPHQHPMEAYLAPPAPHGSLPRPTSTPWKPTSPHQHPMEAHLASPAHMEAHLNPPAPHGSPPEVHLDPPAHVEAHLAPPTPSPPEAHLAPPTPMEAHLAPPTPMEAHLKPTSPHQHPMEAHLKSTSPHQHTWKPTSTHQHPMEAHLAPPANPLKPT, encoded by the coding sequence ATGGAAGCCCACCTGAGGGCCACCTCGACCCACCAGCACAAATGGAAGCCTACCTCGCCCTACCACCACCCCATGGAAGCCCACCTGACGTCCCCCTCGCTCCACCAACACCCCATGGAACCCCACCTCGCCCCAACAGCACCCCATGGAAACCCACCTCGCCCCACCAGCACCCCATGGAAGCCCACCTCGCCCCACCAGCACCCCATGGAAGCCTACCTCGCCCCACCAGCACCCCATGGAAGCCTACCTCGCCCCACCAGCACCCCATGGAAGCCCACCTCGCCCCACCAGCACCCCATGGAAGCCCACCTCGCCTCCCCAGCACACATGGAAGCCCACCTCAACCCACCAGCACCCCATGGAAGCCCACCTGAAGTCCACCTCGACCCACCAGCACACGTGGAAGCCCACCTCGCCCCACCAACACCCAGCCCACCTGAAGCCCACCTCGCCCCACCAACACCCATGGAAGCCCACCTCGCCCCACCAACACCCATGGAAGCCCACCTGAAGCCCACCTCGCCCCACCAGCACCCCATGGAAGCCCACCTGAAGTCCACCTCGCCCCACCAGCACACATGGAAGCCCACCTCAACCCACCAGCACCCCATGGAAGCCCATCTCGCCCCACCAGCAAACCCATTGAAGCCCACATAA